From Gemmatimonadaceae bacterium, a single genomic window includes:
- a CDS encoding ferredoxin — protein sequence VSMGGDGAMLDIGFQNLSRLLASGKPIKVVVLDTQVYSNTGGQACTSGYTGQVADMAAYGKAQHGKTETRKELALLAIAHRGAYVHQSSQASASHLVAGVLKGLHKRRPAVFNIYTPCPVEHGLADDSSQHAARLALESRAFPFLTYDPDAGPTFADCLSLDGNPSPDETWPTYTVKYVDDAGAEQAVDVPLTIADWAATEARFKQHFTEVPSEAWNDAMMPFHEFVALPADERDGRAPYILAVGKDRTLRRLGVSAEMVQLAQERLHFWSQLKQLAGLEISPAVHDAVAAALEVELEQRMSAVRAEYEAKINDLKASYPSQIARRLAEGLMRHGGGLAIAELLASLPEVAHTGNGNGNGAAAVAAQAPAAAPVPAAAPAAVAAPAVAPAPAPAAAAVAASATAVADDDALVLEAYIDSARCTSCNECTNLNKKMFAYNADKQAYVKDAHAGTYQQLVTAAERCPVSIIHPGTPLNPKEKDLEKWVKRGAKFN from the coding sequence CGTCTCGATGGGCGGCGACGGCGCGATGCTCGACATCGGATTCCAGAACCTCTCGCGGCTGCTCGCGTCGGGCAAGCCGATCAAGGTGGTGGTGCTCGACACGCAGGTGTATTCCAACACCGGCGGACAGGCGTGCACCTCGGGCTATACCGGCCAGGTGGCCGACATGGCCGCCTACGGCAAGGCGCAGCACGGCAAGACCGAGACGCGCAAGGAGCTCGCGCTCCTGGCCATCGCGCACCGCGGCGCGTACGTGCACCAGTCGTCGCAGGCGTCGGCGTCGCACCTCGTGGCGGGCGTGCTCAAGGGATTGCACAAGCGCCGTCCGGCGGTGTTCAACATCTATACTCCGTGCCCGGTGGAGCACGGGCTGGCCGACGACTCGTCGCAGCACGCCGCGCGGCTGGCGCTGGAGAGTCGCGCCTTCCCCTTCCTGACGTACGACCCCGATGCCGGACCGACCTTCGCCGACTGTCTGAGTCTGGACGGCAATCCGTCGCCCGACGAGACCTGGCCCACGTACACGGTCAAGTATGTGGACGACGCGGGCGCCGAGCAGGCGGTGGACGTGCCGCTCACGATCGCCGACTGGGCGGCGACGGAAGCCCGGTTCAAGCAGCACTTCACCGAAGTGCCGTCGGAAGCGTGGAACGACGCGATGATGCCGTTCCATGAATTCGTGGCGCTGCCGGCCGACGAGCGCGACGGTCGCGCGCCGTACATCCTGGCCGTGGGCAAGGACCGCACGCTGCGGCGCCTGGGCGTGTCGGCGGAGATGGTGCAGCTGGCGCAGGAGCGCCTGCACTTCTGGTCGCAGCTCAAGCAGCTGGCCGGGCTCGAGATCTCGCCCGCCGTGCACGACGCGGTGGCGGCTGCGCTCGAGGTCGAGTTGGAACAGCGGATGTCGGCCGTGCGGGCCGAGTACGAGGCCAAGATCAACGACCTCAAGGCGAGCTATCCGTCGCAGATCGCGCGCCGGCTGGCCGAGGGATTGATGCGGCACGGCGGCGGTTTGGCGATCGCCGAACTGCTGGCGTCGCTGCCCGAGGTGGCGCACACGGGGAATGGGAACGGGAACGGCGCGGCGGCGGTTGCCGCTCAGGCGCCTGCTGCTGCGCCCGTCCCGGCGGCCGCGCCGGCTGCCGTTGCGGCTCCGGCGGTAGCACCGGCACCCGCGCCGGCCGCCGCTGCGGTGGCCGCGTCGGCCACTGCCGTGGCGGATGACGACGCGCTCGTCCTCGAGGCCTACATCGACTCGGCGCGGTGCACCAGCTGCAACGAGTGCACCAACCTGAACAAGAAGATGTTCGCGTACAACGCGGACAAGCAGGCATACGTGAAGGACGCGCACGCCGGCACGTACCAGCAGCTCGTGACCGCCGCCGAACGTTGCCCGGTGTCGATCATCCACCCGGGCACGCCGCTCAACCCCAAAGAAAAGGATCTGGAGAAATGGGTGAAGCGCGGCGCGAAGTTCAACTGA